TGATGCCGCTGGTGATCATACCCATCCAGCAGGTATAGGTTATGTTTCCAGGTTTGGAGGGAGGAGTGAATTCTATGACATTCTCTCCCGGTTCCATCTGGAAGCGGATGCCGTATTCAGGAACAGTCAGGGGATTGTTGCATCCGTTCAGTTCCGCTTCATCCGCATATATGGTCCAGACCACAGGAATCCCGGCCTGAACGATGAAGGGTTCATATTCGTCCTCGTGCATGATGGTCTTAACGTACTGTTTTCCCTCCACTATTTCGGCAATTCTGACATTCTCTGAGGAGCCATTGAAGCTTCCCGCGGCGGCCAGAGAAATACCATTCAGACTCATGCCTCTCAGGACCATCCCGCCACCCAGAAGGAGGACCAGGAGAGCACTCACTTTGAGGATTCTGCCATGAGTGTGACGGGGCATGAGGGTGGAGAGAGAACCAAAGCCCAGCATCAGAGGAACAGTACCCAGGCTGAAGAGGAACATAGACAAGGCTCCCGAGAGGGCGCTTCCTGTTCCCAGGGCGTAAATCTGAACCGATTGAAGAGGACCGCAGGGCATAAATCCGTTGAGAAAACCAACCACAAAGGGGCCTCTCCCGACTCCGGCGCCCATGATTTTTGAAGTCAATCCCTGAGGCAGCCGGGGCATAAAGCGGGACAGGCCTGGAAAAATTCCCAGCATGCCGAATCCCATAATAATCATAAATAATCCGGCAATGCCGACGATGATGCCCTGGATGGCACCCGTAATGGAAATGACAGAGCCGAGGGCTCCTACAAGCCCTCCTATAAGAGTGTAGGATACAACCCGTCCGGCATTGTAGAGGAGGCCGGGGAGGGCCCGGCGCAGAGGGCTGGGGTCGCTCTGTCCTTTTCGCACAGATGAGAGGCTGACTGTCAGATTGATCCCGCCGCACATGCCGATACAGTGCACCGAGGTCATAAGACCGATGATAAAGAGAAGTCCGTAACCCATGGAGCTCTCAATAACGGGGAGGGCATTCATGATTCCCGTTTCTCTGACCACCAGGAAGAGGGCTGCCAGAATGATGAGAATCCCTACCCACTGTTTGAGAGAAAATTCACTTTTGGTTTTGCTGAACAGTCCCGGGAGTTCGTACCCCGCGTCTGCCACTTTGACTCTTAGCAGGTTGATCAGTTCTTCCTGATTTTCCTTATCATAGGCGTCATCTGTCTGAACAAGCAGTCTGCCTGTGGCATGATTCGCCTTGGCCTGAATCACCCCTTCAATCGTTAAGACTGCTTTTTCAACATGCATTTCACAGCCGCCGCAGGTCATGCCTTTCACTGACAGTTCGAGTTTCACCGTTGTACTCCCTTATTCTTTTTGTTATTAAAGTAAGGTAACGGCTTATTGTGCAGATTCTGTGCAGACTGAGAAAAATTAATTCGGATTCTGGGGGGGAAGAATCCCCCCCAGAACTCCACTCAGGTCACAGCAGCCTCATACCGGGCTGCCACGTCTTTTAGATGCCTTCTGATTTCAATGTTCTGAGGGCAGTGTTTTTCACATTGACCGCAGCTGTTGCAGTTGGATGC
This genomic interval from Oceanispirochaeta sp. contains the following:
- a CDS encoding sulfite exporter TauE/SafE family protein, which gives rise to MKLELSVKGMTCGGCEMHVEKAVLTIEGVIQAKANHATGRLLVQTDDAYDKENQEELINLLRVKVADAGYELPGLFSKTKSEFSLKQWVGILIILAALFLVVRETGIMNALPVIESSMGYGLLFIIGLMTSVHCIGMCGGINLTVSLSSVRKGQSDPSPLRRALPGLLYNAGRVVSYTLIGGLVGALGSVISITGAIQGIIVGIAGLFMIIMGFGMLGIFPGLSRFMPRLPQGLTSKIMGAGVGRGPFVVGFLNGFMPCGPLQSVQIYALGTGSALSGALSMFLFSLGTVPLMLGFGSLSTLMPRHTHGRILKVSALLVLLLGGGMVLRGMSLNGISLAAAGSFNGSSENVRIAEIVEGKQYVKTIMHEDEYEPFIVQAGIPVVWTIYADEAELNGCNNPLTVPEYGIRFQMEPGENVIEFTPPSKPGNITYTCWMGMITSGIKVVEDLSLVDASLIGDTAALSEASSGSCSSGGEGEDGCSSGGEGEDGCSSGGEGTE